From Erythrobacter sp. YJ-T3-07:
GGGCTGGCTGATGCCACGCAGGATCCGCCCGACATCGGCGATCGTGAAACCCTCGGCATAGCTGCCGTAGGCGCGAAGGCCCTCGATCGGCTCGACGATGACGCCGCCGTTCCACAGCACATCCTCGAAGGACGGAGAGCCGCCGGTCACGTTGACCGGGCCGTAGCTCGCCAGGGTCGTGAAATCGTCGACCTTGAGCTGGACATTCTCGAACCGCAGCCCGCCGGCGAGACGCACCAGCCCGTCGGCGAGCGCGAGATTGCCCTGGAGGAACGGAGCGAGGCTGCGAAAATCGGTCTGCGGCACCCAGGCCCGGTCGGTTTGCACCAGTACCTGTTCGGTGCGGTCGAACAGCGCGTCGAAGCCGGCGGTCAGGACAAGGTCGTCGAAGCCGGGCACCGCACGTTCGTAGCTGACCTTGCCGCCGAGCTTGCGCGAGCGGTTGGCCGACTGGTCGAACAGGTTGCCCGTGGGATCGATCGCCGGGTCCTGAAAGGTCCCGAACACGCCGCCGCCGTACACATCGTTGGTGCGGCTGTAGAAGCCCTGCAGCACGAAGGTGCCGCCGCCGAGATCGGGATCGACCAGCGATGCGGAGAGGAGTTCCGCCTTGTTGGAAGGCGCATCGCCCGGCGTCACCCCGCGAATGCTGCTCGCGGGGATTCCCGCAGACCGGTCGCCGGAAACGAACACATAGTTCGCGTTGCCCTGCAGCTCGAACCGGTTGGCGACCACTTCCAGTTTTGCGCCGGTGGCCAGCTCATAGCCCAGGCGCGCAAAGACCGACCAGCTATCGCTATCCTGAATGTCGCCCTGCGTCCCGTCGACACCGATCCGGTTGTCGTTCCCGTCGAAGAAGGCGCCGCGCTTTTCGTAGGTGGCACCGATACTGGCATCGAACGGCCCGGCCCGATAGCCGACCAGCGCCCCGGTCTTCGCACCGATGCCCTCGCCTTCGAAGTTGGTCGGCAGCGTCACCTGCGACAGGGTCCGGAAGGAAACCCCGTCCTCTCGCGGTGCGCCAACCGTCACCTGATTGACCACACCACCGGTCGCACCAATGCCCTGCAGCGCGTTCGAGCCGTAGATTACCTCGACCCGGTCGATGAAGAACGGATCGATCGTGTAGCCGTCGCGTGAACCGTCGCGCACCGGGGTCGACTGGGGAATGCCGTTGATCGCGTAGAGCGGAGCGCGACCGCGCAGGCTCTCCCCCGCCCCGGTCAGCTTCTCTCGAGTAGGCGAGAAGGACGGCAGCAACGCCGACACCGCGTCGACGGTGGAGCCGGATATCTGCACCTGCCGCTCCAGCGCCTCGCTGTCGATGATGTCGACCGTCAGCGGCAGCGCGCTCGCGGGAAGCTGGGTGCGGGCCGCAGTGACGATGATGGTGCTCTGCTCGTCCGCGTCGGAGGAGGGACCATCGGCGGGCGCGATGTCCTGCGCGAACGCAATGGTCGAAAGCGGTGCCAGCGCGAGGGCGCCGACGGAGTAGCGGTACATGAGTGACTCCGTGAAAGTTCGAAACCGCCTAACGCTCATGCGTTTAATTCGCAATAGCGCTCACCAATGGTGCTCTCCTCATGCGCGAAAGTGATCTGGCGCAAGGCAAGAACAGCCCGCGCCTGACGCAATTTTTCGTCATCGCTCGGGTCGTGCAAGATCCGAAAAAGTCCTGAATTCACGTTAACCTAAAAAAAAGCATGCCAAGGCGAACGGGCACGCGACGCCGCCAACTAAAAGTGAGTGAGTGCCGCCTTTGTCTTCAAAGGCACTTCGGCAACACTCTCATAGCGGATCGCCAACGTGCTGAAATCAAACAGGCTTTGTCCGGAAGCGGATGCGCTTGCCGTAACCGGAATTCGTGAGACCGCCACCACACTCAATTCGATGATCGGAAACGACGAAGCGGTCACGATCGACCTTGGCGAGGCGGCCGAGATCGATGCCTCGGGCCTTCAGCTGCTGATCGCCGCGAAGCGCAGCGCCGAACGCCTCGAAACGCAATTTTCCATCCTCGCCGACCGGGGCGGCGCGCTGGAGCAATCGCTGGTGCGCGTCGGACTCCTCGACGCGAACGGCCAGCCTCGCAACGCGCAAGAACAGGCCTGGGCGGACATTCTCAACAAAGGGAGCCAAGCGGCATGAGCAAGACAATCCTCACCATCGACGATTCCCCGTCGGTCCGCCAGCTGGTGGCGATGACACTGTCGAACGCCGGATATCAGGTGATCGAAGCGTGCGACGGGGCCGATGGTCTTGCCAAGGCAACGAACAACCGCGTCAACGCGGTGATCACCGATCTCAACATGCCGGTGATGAACGGCCTCGACTTCATCCGGCAGTATCGCGCGCATCCGTCCAGTGCGGGCGTCCCGATCATTTTCCTCACCACCGAGTCCGATGACGGGCTGAAGGCAGAGGCGCGCGCCGCTGGCGCCACGGGCTGGCTGGTCAAGCCTTTCAAGCAGGATCAGATGCTCGCGATCATGCGCAAGGTAGTCGGCGCATGAGTGGCAGCGATCCCGCAGATACCTTCCGCCAGGAAGCGCGCGACCTGCTCGAAGCACTCGAGCAGGCGCTGCTCGACCTTTCGCAAGATCACAGCGACCGTGAGTTGGTCGACAGCGCGTTTCGCGCGCTGCACACGCTCAAGGGATCGGGCAGCATGTTCGGTTTCGACGAGGTGGCCGATTTCGTCCACGCGTTCGACCGCGTTCGCAAGGGGCTCGCGCCGATCAGCGAAGAGCTGGTCCGCATCGCGCTCAATGCGAAGGATCATGTCCAGCTGCTGGTCGCCGAACCGGGTGAACATGCTCCCGCCGGCGAGCCGATCCTGAATGCGCTGCGCGCCCTCGTCGCGGATGCCGGCAGCCAGGCACAGCCGTCGAGCGATAAGGCGAGCCCTGCGCAGAATGACGCCGGCGCACCCGAGGCAACGGGCTGGCACATCCGCTTCAAACTGCCAGCCGACGCGATCGGCATGGGCACCAATCCCATGCTGCTCCTGGATGAACTGCGCGAACTCGGCCCGTGCGAGATCGTGGCGAGCGGCGATGACGTGCCCGCACTGGACGAGCTCGACCCGCTCGAATGCCATCTCGGCTGGGATGTGACGCTGCGGGCGGCAGTTGCGCAGGACGCGATCGAGGATGTCTTCCTGTTTCTGCGCGACGACATGGAACTGTCGATCGAGCCGCTCACCGCGGATGGCGATGCCGATGCAGGTCGATCAGGATCCGAACCGCAGTCGGATGCCTCACCCGACGCGTCGGCCACCCCTCGCGCATCCGCAGCTCCCGCTGGCAACACGGGCGCGTCGCTTCGCGTTGCGGCCGAGCGGCTGGACGAGCTGATGGACTGCGTGGGCGAACTGGTGATCGCGCAGGCACGCCTGTCGCAGATCGCGGCGGGCAGCCAGGATGTCGGCCTCACCGGCGTTGCCGAAGACATTGAACGCCTCGCGGCGACGCTGCGCGACACCACGATGGGTGTGCGCATGGTCCCCATCGGTAGCCTGTTCGGTCGCTTCCGCCGCCTGGTCCACGATCTGGCGAGCGACCTCGACAAGAAGGTCGAATTCGTCACCACCGGCGAGGAGACCGAGCTCGACAAGACCATGGTCGAACGGCTCGCCGATCCGCTGGTCCACATCATCCGCAATGCGATCGACCACGGGATGGAAACTCCCGAGGCCCGCCGCGCGGCAGGCAAGGCGGAATGCGGCAAGGTGCAGATCACCGCAGTCCATTCGGGTGCCGAGGTCGCAATCTCTGTGTCGGACGACGGCGCGGGTCTCGATGCAGAGCGCATCCGTGCGAAGGCCGAGGAAAGCGGCCTAATCGCGCCGGACGCGA
This genomic window contains:
- a CDS encoding TonB-dependent receptor, encoding MYRYSVGALALAPLSTIAFAQDIAPADGPSSDADEQSTIIVTAARTQLPASALPLTVDIIDSEALERQVQISGSTVDAVSALLPSFSPTREKLTGAGESLRGRAPLYAINGIPQSTPVRDGSRDGYTIDPFFIDRVEVIYGSNALQGIGATGGVVNQVTVGAPREDGVSFRTLSQVTLPTNFEGEGIGAKTGALVGYRAGPFDASIGATYEKRGAFFDGNDNRIGVDGTQGDIQDSDSWSVFARLGYELATGAKLEVVANRFELQGNANYVFVSGDRSAGIPASSIRGVTPGDAPSNKAELLSASLVDPDLGGGTFVLQGFYSRTNDVYGGGVFGTFQDPAIDPTGNLFDQSANRSRKLGGKVSYERAVPGFDDLVLTAGFDALFDRTEQVLVQTDRAWVPQTDFRSLAPFLQGNLALADGLVRLAGGLRFENVQLKVDDFTTLASYGPVNVTGGSPSFEDVLWNGGVIVEPIEGLRAYGSYAEGFTIADVGRILRGISQPNIDVDDYLSLEPVVSNNRELGLEWDRGAVKASASYFWSSSEFGSILVLRNDVFEVERQPIEIEGFEASLSWQTPVPGLALSGGYANLKGQTDADGDGLIDEDLDGANISPDRINLAADYSAGPFSARAQARMYLEREFNDASTATDFEGYTLLDAFISYRTDFGEISLAAQNLTNEFFITYDSDTVRVTDSSRFFSGRGRTFTLSLRSEF
- a CDS encoding STAS domain-containing protein; the encoded protein is MLKSNRLCPEADALAVTGIRETATTLNSMIGNDEAVTIDLGEAAEIDASGLQLLIAAKRSAERLETQFSILADRGGALEQSLVRVGLLDANGQPRNAQEQAWADILNKGSQAA
- a CDS encoding response regulator; amino-acid sequence: MSKTILTIDDSPSVRQLVAMTLSNAGYQVIEACDGADGLAKATNNRVNAVITDLNMPVMNGLDFIRQYRAHPSSAGVPIIFLTTESDDGLKAEARAAGATGWLVKPFKQDQMLAIMRKVVGA
- a CDS encoding chemotaxis protein CheA, whose protein sequence is MSGSDPADTFRQEARDLLEALEQALLDLSQDHSDRELVDSAFRALHTLKGSGSMFGFDEVADFVHAFDRVRKGLAPISEELVRIALNAKDHVQLLVAEPGEHAPAGEPILNALRALVADAGSQAQPSSDKASPAQNDAGAPEATGWHIRFKLPADAIGMGTNPMLLLDELRELGPCEIVASGDDVPALDELDPLECHLGWDVTLRAAVAQDAIEDVFLFLRDDMELSIEPLTADGDADAGRSGSEPQSDASPDASATPRASAAPAGNTGASLRVAAERLDELMDCVGELVIAQARLSQIAAGSQDVGLTGVAEDIERLAATLRDTTMGVRMVPIGSLFGRFRRLVHDLASDLDKKVEFVTTGEETELDKTMVERLADPLVHIIRNAIDHGMETPEARRAAGKAECGKVQITAVHSGAEVAISVSDDGAGLDAERIRAKAEESGLIAPDAKLSDHELFQYIFHPGFSTAKEITSVSGRGVGMDVVKRAIEGLRGTIELTSKPGEGTKATLRLPLTLAIVEGMLVRVGDGRYAIPLSAVEECLELPASEVSGTSGRNFLDVRGALVPYLRLRDMFGTQTPADLHQKVVIVGSGEQRVGLVVDQIIGNAQTVIKSLSRLHSSIGTFSGATILGDGEVALILDVAQLVSSAEQQQRRAAGRHLELAA